The genomic stretch AACGTGTACGGCTTGGTGATATCACTCGCTATGATGTATTAAAAACACTTTTAGAGCTTTCACAGGCACGATTGCAACTACAATCTACAATTACTGATGTCTTTATTGCCATAGCTTTACTAGAAAATGCTGTTGGAGTCCCACAGGAATCTTTTTTTAAGGGTGTTCAATAATGAGAATGTTATATATGTTATTAACTCATAAGAAAAAAGTTTTGTTTGGAGTCCTACTCTGCATGGTTTTATCGATAGTGTATGGCATTATTTCACTTTTCATAAAAAAAACCAATGTCCCCGATACTCAACCCATTATTGAGATAGAAACGATGACTATAACTCCTCAAACAATTACTAAAATCTTACCTGCTGTTGGAAGCATTCAATATAAAGACAAAGCCATTATATCATCAAAAGTATTTGGAAGGATTGAAAAAATCTACACCGAGCAGGGCACCATTGTCAAAAAGGGGCAGATACTTGCAAAAATTGAAACCTATCCTCTTGAGCTTCAGCTAATGGAAGCACAGGCAGAACTTGAAAAGGCAAAAGCAAACCACAGGCTTGCTGAAGAAAAGCTCATTCAGTCACAGCGTACTGTTGAGCAACGTTTGAAGGCAATTGTAAAAGCTAAATTAGAGCTTACTGATAAATACGTGACATTAAAAAACACTGAAGATGTGTTAAAGAAGAAAGAACAGCTTTTTAAAGCAGGTGGCATTACCCAAACTGAATTAAACTCTCTTAAAACAAACTACCATACTGTAAAGACTCAATTTTTACAGGCCAGAAAAGATTACGAAACGCTTGTTGTTGGGTATCGCGATAGCGATATTAAAAAAGCGGGGTTTGTAATTCCTTCTAGTGATGAAGAAAAAAATAAATTGTTAATAAAGATCAATACCGCAATTGAACAAGCAGAGTGTGACGCTGCAAAAAGTCAGGTACAGCAGGTTACTACTCAAATAGAGATAATCAAAACCAATATAAAAGAAGCAACTATCGTTTCTCCAATTAATGGTATCG from Spirochaetota bacterium encodes the following:
- a CDS encoding efflux RND transporter periplasmic adaptor subunit produces the protein MVLSIVYGIISLFIKKTNVPDTQPIIEIETMTITPQTITKILPAVGSIQYKDKAIISSKVFGRIEKIYTEQGTIVKKGQILAKIETYPLELQLMEAQAELEKAKANHRLAEEKLIQSQRTVEQRLKAIVKAKLELTDKYVTLKNTEDVLKKKEQLFKAGGITQTELNSLKTNYHTVKTQFLQARKDYETLVVGYRDSDIKKAGFVIPSSDEEKNKLLIKINTAIEQAECDAAKSQVQQVTTQIEIIKTNIKEATIVSPINGIVAIRSIDIGEKVSEDTNLFVIINTAQVYCIVQMNEKDLPMIKQGQNVELAIDALGSKKIHGRVFLISPIIDPSSRTAEVKILCSNSSNELKPGMFARASINIGAIPDAILIPLSSIKEGEKPAVFCIRNTMAFETPITILEHINEQYALVKTGLSAGDMIAISHIKLLYDKAKVKPISMQSQRSGGNNES